Proteins from a single region of Struthio camelus isolate bStrCam1 chromosome W, bStrCam1.hap1, whole genome shotgun sequence:
- the LOC138064081 gene encoding uncharacterized HIT-like protein Synpcc7942_1390 isoform X1 — protein MAALARGLVRVAPLRAWGARAGQRWYVAPGGQDGEVGKAQRAAAAGEELGQQPTVFSKIIARTVPATILYEDDQCLAFRDVAPQAPVHFLVIPKRPIARLSRVGPEDAELLGHLLLVASRTARAEGLADGYRVVVNDGKHGAQSVYHLHLHVLGGRQLGWPPG, from the exons AtggcggcgctggcgcgggggCTGGTGCGCGTGGCGCCGCTGCGCGCGtggggggcgcgcgcggggcag AGGTGGTACGTGGCGCCCGGCGGGCAGGACGGGGAGGTGGGCAAGGCccagcgggcggccgcggcgggcgaggAGCTGGGCCAGCAGCCCACCGTCTTCAGCAAGATCATCGCCCGCACCGTGCCCGCCACCATCCTCTATGAAGACGACCAG TGCCTGGCCTTCCGCGACGTGGCCCCGCAGGCGCCCGTCCACTTCCTGGTGATCCCCAAGCGGCCCATCGCCCGCCTGAGCCGCGTGGGACCCGAGGACGCGGAG CTCCTGGGGCACCTGCTGCTGGTGGCCAGCCGCACGGCGCGGGCCGAGGGACTGGCCGACGGCTACCGAGTGG TCGTCAACGACGGCAAGCACGGCGCCCAGTCCGTCTACCACCTGCACCTGCACGTGCTGGGCGGGCGGCAGCTGGGCTGGCCCCCGGGCTGA
- the LOC138064068 gene encoding sperm-associated antigen 8-like, whose protein sequence is MEPGARRGPETPRGVALTGRVPVPHPGERLLSTVCTPSKVPGPEGPKEKPSCNGKTLAAAAETPSEALPALTAGAGALPPPEVGKEPLGVALPPCHGKAGPCIGELPPSPGQMLPVPAQAPTEQPSQPAPRGSCLIHNWQEERATNDLDRVPMPELGREAFFYRHGHHGLLTRQLLSQLADSTTMKDAYRQPWRTALPARGQREAMLEVMLHQKYRKEMLEEICPPPAPMESISTTHQDYRAEGFQPAPLPATQPHDCYTEQPHSYWLEQAHRVPGVTSICTTDTPFRRNAAFSTPITEYLGQPVP, encoded by the exons ATGgagccgggagcgcggcgggggcccgAGACCCCCCGAGG GGTGGCTCTGACAGGCCGTGTGCCTGTCCCGCACCCCGGGGAGAGGCTGCTGAGCACCGTCTGCACCCCCAGCAAAGTGCCTGGGCCCGAGGGACCCAAGGAGAAGCCCTCGTGCAACGGGAAGACGCTCGCGGCCGCAGCCGAGACACCCAGCGAGGCCCTGCCGGCGCTGACTGCCGGAGCTGGTGCGCTGCCACCCCCTGAGGTCGGGAAGGAGCCCCTTGGGGTCGCGCTGCCGCCCTGCCATGGAAAGGCAGGGCCCTGCATCGGAGAGCTGCCCCCGAGCCCCGGGCAGATGCTGCCCGTCCCTGCACAGGCGCCCACGGAGCAGCCGAGCCAGCCCGCGCCCCGGGGAAGTTGCTTGATCCACAACTGGCAGGAGGAG AGAGCCACGAATGACCTGGACCGTGTGCCAATGCcggagctgggcagagaggcgTTCTTCTACCGGCACGGCCACCACGGGCTGCTCACCCGCCAGCTCCTCTCCCAGCTGGCTGACAGCACCACCATGAAGGACGCCTACCGCCAGCCCTGGAGGACTGCGCTCCCGGCACGAG GGCAGCGGGAAGCCATGCTGGAGGTCATGCTGCACCAGAAATACAG gaaggagatgcTGGAGGAGATCTGTCCGCCCCCTGCTCCCATGGAGTCCATCTCCACCACGCACCAGGACTACCGTGCAGAGGGCTTTCAGCCTGCACCGCTGCCTGCCACCCAG CCCCACGACTGCTACACGGAGCAGCCCCACAGCTACTGGCTGGAGCAAGCCCACCGCGTGCCC GGTGTCACCAGCATCTGCACCACGGACACCCCCTTTCGGAGGAACGCGGCCTTCTCCACCCCCATCACGGAGTACCTGGGCCAGCCCGTGCCCTGA
- the LOC138064081 gene encoding adenosine 5'-monophosphoramidase HINT2-like isoform X2, with protein sequence MAALARGLVRVAPLRAWGARAGQRWYVAPGGQDGEVGKAQRAAAAGEELGQQPTVFSKIIARTVPATILYEDDQCLAFRDVAPQAPVHFLVIPKRPIARLSRVGPEDAESSTTASTAPSPSTTCTCTCWAGGSWAGPRAERRPPPPSPPRPPPQ encoded by the exons AtggcggcgctggcgcgggggCTGGTGCGCGTGGCGCCGCTGCGCGCGtggggggcgcgcgcggggcag AGGTGGTACGTGGCGCCCGGCGGGCAGGACGGGGAGGTGGGCAAGGCccagcgggcggccgcggcgggcgaggAGCTGGGCCAGCAGCCCACCGTCTTCAGCAAGATCATCGCCCGCACCGTGCCCGCCACCATCCTCTATGAAGACGACCAG TGCCTGGCCTTCCGCGACGTGGCCCCGCAGGCGCCCGTCCACTTCCTGGTGATCCCCAAGCGGCCCATCGCCCGCCTGAGCCGCGTGGGACCCGAGGACGCGGAG TCGTCAACGACGGCAAGCACGGCGCCCAGTCCGTCTACCACCTGCACCTGCACGTGCTGGGCGGGCGGCAGCTGGGCTGGCCCCCGGGCTGAGCGGCGcccgccacccccctccccaccccggccaCCTCCCCAATAA